A window of the Candidatus Neomarinimicrobiota bacterium genome harbors these coding sequences:
- a CDS encoding PASTA domain-containing protein encodes MKSIYRYIIALAVVVGICLLVLDRIIMPLYVGHQHARFLPDLNGLPFEEARHRLELEGFSAQKGDVKYTDRFAPGTVIDQYPRAMRRVKPGRTIRLTVAEQARMVVVPDVVGMSIRSAKLEITEAGLSIDSLIAEYDQEVPKDVIRWQYPRPADHLRKGSGLTLIVSKGKPPDFYQVPQLFGLSLAKAEQLLQEANLEVGRVTYRQNEDLVPYTVLDQSVEVGTILPRSMPIDLTVSILDLNDVYNKLTSPERK; translated from the coding sequence GTGAAATCAATCTATCGTTATATCATCGCTCTGGCTGTTGTTGTTGGAATCTGTCTGCTGGTTCTAGACAGGATAATCATGCCGCTCTATGTGGGGCATCAGCACGCCCGTTTCCTGCCGGATTTAAATGGTCTTCCGTTTGAAGAGGCGAGGCACCGGCTCGAACTTGAAGGTTTTTCCGCCCAAAAGGGAGATGTGAAATATACTGATCGTTTTGCCCCCGGAACGGTTATCGACCAGTATCCCCGTGCTATGAGGCGCGTGAAGCCGGGGCGCACAATACGTCTCACGGTAGCAGAGCAGGCAAGAATGGTGGTGGTACCAGATGTAGTGGGGATGTCTATCAGGAGTGCAAAGCTCGAGATTACCGAAGCTGGACTGTCTATCGATTCCCTTATCGCGGAGTATGACCAGGAAGTACCAAAGGATGTTATCAGGTGGCAATACCCCAGGCCGGCCGACCACCTGAGAAAAGGGAGCGGATTGACGCTTATCGTAAGTAAGGGGAAACCGCCGGACTTCTATCAGGTCCCTCAACTCTTCGGTCTCAGCCTTGCCAAAGCAGAACAACTCTTGCAGGAAGCCAATCTGGAAGTGGGTCGTGTCACCTATCGGCAGAATGAGGATCTGGTGCCTTACACGGTTCTGGATCAGTCGGTGGAGGTGGGTACTATTCTGCCCCGTTCCATGCCTATCGATCTGACGGTGAGCATTCTCGATCTTAACGATGTCTACAATAAGCTGACGTCTCCGGAGAGAAAGTGA
- a CDS encoding SEC59/DGK1/VTE5 family protein, with protein MEFRNEIYRKLIHIASSAFPLAYLFLLDRITILWIVGICAALLVAGELLRLRFSLFARLFKQLFSAVVRQKEDHSFTGATFVFSAAFLTILLFEKHVAVFALLVLSLADSMAALVGKRWGRRPLLDKTVEGTVTFLIVAVLLSFVMPGIPRQAAFIAALVATLVELLPSPVNDNLLVPLSAAISISMVNLIA; from the coding sequence ATGGAATTCCGGAACGAGATCTACCGTAAACTTATTCATATTGCTTCCTCCGCTTTCCCTTTAGCATATCTATTTCTATTGGACAGGATCACCATTCTGTGGATCGTCGGCATCTGTGCTGCACTTCTTGTTGCTGGCGAGTTGCTGCGCTTGAGATTTTCTCTCTTTGCCCGCTTGTTCAAACAACTGTTTTCTGCTGTTGTGCGACAAAAGGAGGATCACAGTTTTACGGGTGCCACGTTTGTCTTCAGCGCTGCATTTCTGACTATCCTTCTGTTCGAAAAACATGTCGCTGTCTTTGCCCTTCTCGTGCTATCCCTTGCTGACTCCATGGCTGCTCTTGTAGGGAAGCGATGGGGCAGAAGACCGTTGCTGGATAAAACCGTTGAAGGTACTGTTACCTTCCTGATTGTGGCCGTATTACTATCCTTTGTCATGCCTGGGATACCCAGACAAGCCGCATTTATTGCTGCGCTGGTGGCTACCCTTGTAGAACTGTTACCATCTCCCGTAAATGACAATCTCCTCGTACCTCTCTCCGCTGCCATCTCTATCTCGATGGTGAATCTTATCGCGTGA